The following coding sequences are from one Lolium rigidum isolate FL_2022 chromosome 6, APGP_CSIRO_Lrig_0.1, whole genome shotgun sequence window:
- the LOC124664763 gene encoding uncharacterized protein LOC124664763, producing MAASAEGGARDPESNGGEKPSEEPEEFDPSRMIGIIKRKAFIKEITAAYHAECLACCKELLQFQRKWEEEQHAEAKMPEEPNTSSAKPLKRRKR from the exons ATGGCCGCCTCCGCGGAGGGCGGAGCCAGGGATCCAGAGTCCAACGGAGGGGAGAAGCCCTCGGAGGAGCCGGAGGAGTTCGATCCCAGCCGGA TGATTGGCATCATCAAAAGGAAGGCATTTATCAAAGAGATAACTGCTGCTTACCATGCTGAGTGCCTAGCATGCTGTAAGGAGCTTCTGCAGTTTCAGAGAAAGTGGGAGGAG GAGCAACATGCCGAGGCCAAGATGCCTGAAGAACCCAATACATCGTCCGCAAAGCCCTTGAAGCGCAGGAAGAGGTAG
- the LOC124666466 gene encoding E3 ubiquitin-protein ligase At1g12760-like, with amino-acid sequence MDHHVNVTRNDHTIDIPRNDLTSPSTSHPHNHTDLDELNRNRGPPNEVPPVPEISGTTGFPDFRSASFTRRDQGNRQQNPLNSGLWISIELIVNLGQIIAAVTVLSVSKNEHPQAPLFEWVVGYIIGCVVTIPHLYWRYLHRNCQTIEQEPAAQGSSQRNISESDSFAAISAAHAAEAVNENNSTGVSRNNFPIASPRVYALVACLKLALDCFFAVWFVVGNVWIFGGRSNVHDAPNLYRLCIVFLAFGFIGYALPFILCTMICCCLPCIISMVGFHEDLDLNKGATTEVINALVAYKYKSMRIRDGDVGEDNGGVLAAGTEKERTVSAEDAVCCICLSRFSNNEDLRELPCGHVFHMECIDKWLKINALCPLCKSELGGSKDSPDTSSEGHPHVNRVGDDVESQR; translated from the exons ATGGATCACCATGTAAATGTCACTCGTAATGATCACACTATCGACATACCAAGGAATGATCTCACGTCACCGTCAACATCTCATCCGCACAATCACACTGACTTGGATGAGTTGAACCGCAACAGGGGTCCTCCAAATGAAGTTCCTCCTGTCCCAGAAATTTCTGGCACAACGGGGTTTCCTGACTTTCGAAGCGCATCTTTCACGAGAAGGGATCAAGGCAATCGTCAGCAGAATCCTCTGAATTCTGGCCTATGGATCTCAATCGAGCTTATCGTAAACCTTGGTCAGATTATAGCAGCGGTTACAGTGCTGTCGGTATCAAAGAATGAGCACCCACAGGCTCCACTATTTGAGTGGGTTGTTGGTTATATAATAGGTTGTGTTGTTACTATTCCCCATCTATATTGGCGCTATCTCCATCGCAACTGCCAGACCATCGAGCAGGAACCAGCAGCCCAGGGTTCCTCTCAAAGGAACATATCCGAGTCTGATTCTTTTGCAGCAATTTCAGCTGCTCACGCAGCAGAAGCTGTGAACGAAAATAATAGTACTGGAGTCTCGAGAAATAATTTCCCGATTGCAAGTCCAAG GGTCTACGCATTAGTTGCCTGCTTGAAGTTGGCTCTGGATTGTTTCTTTGCTGTGTGGTTTGTTGTGGGGAATGTGTGGATATTTGGTGGCCGCTCTAATGTCCATGACGCTCCTAACTTGTACAG GCTGTGTATAGTGTTCCTTGCGTTCGGCTTCATTGGCTACGCATTGCCTTTCATCCTCTGCACGATGATATGCTGCTGCCTACCCTGCATAATCTCCATGGTAGGCTTCCACGAGGATTTGGATCTTAACAAAGGTGCCACCACAGAGGTAATCAACGCGTTAGTGGCGTACAAGTACAAGTCGATGAGGATTCGGGATGGAGATGTGGGGGAAGATAATGGCGGAGTCCTGGCGGCTGGAACTGAGAAGGAGCGAACTGTTTCTGCGGAAGACGCT GTTTGCTGCATCTGTTTATCGAGGTTCTCGAACAACGAAGATCTACGAGAGCTTCCGTGCGGGCACGTCTTCCACATGGAATGCATCGACAAATGGCTCAAGATCAACGCGCTGTGCCCTCTTTGCAAGTCCGAGCTAGGCGGCTCAAAGGATTCTCCTGACACTAGCTCCGAGGGCCATCCACACGTCAACAGAGTAGGAGACGACGTGGAGTCACAGCGATAG